CTATGCTGTTTCCAACAATCATAGCTCCGTTCAAATCAGAAGTCGACGCTTGGAGAGATTTTCTTGTTGatgcataaataattttttttctctccaaaaaaaGCACTTCATCATTGGTACGATTTTTGGTGCTCAATAAAACAGATGaaatcgaattaaattttttttataaaatcaaaattccaatacctattttaaaatatttttagacaaATGGATTTTTTATGATGGGGAAGGCTGGGTTCTTTCATTTTAGTAATCTAATCTAGtaaagtaggtaataataatgAAGGCTTCAAGATTTCAAACACTACTTCAACTCTAAAAAACTTCACAATATCGTCAGTTcaagagattttttttggtactcaattaaaaaattaccaccacTTTCTCtatactctaaaaaaaaatcactaggtaCTTCAATTAATCCATCTGTTCACTTTACACAGCTCGCACTACTCCTCGTCCTGCCACTGATCGCCGGCCAAGTCCTGCCAGAAAAACCAGCCGCCGAAGAAGCCCCAGCCAGCTACAATTTCGAATACCACGTCAACAATCCGGAAACCGGGGACATAAAATCGCAAAACGAGATCCGCGAGGGAGACGTCGTTCACGGTCAATACGCTCTGGTCGAACCCGACGGCAGTGTGAGATCGGTCGAGTACACCGCCGATGACCAAAATGGCTTCAGAGCTGTTGTGCACAGATCAGGCGAACCATCTGGAGCAAACGCTTTGCCCAAAGCACTCTTATCCTCTCTATCTTCCGAATCACCTCAAACATCTACCGATGAAATCCCCTACATACCGGAATTGGACTCGAACAAACAACCAGATTTATCGCCAGCGCCAGTGCCAGTGACCAGCGTACCTTCTACGACAGCAAAAGCTCCAGAAGTGAAATCAGTATCTATTACTCCTAAATCATCTTCGTCTGTTTCCAGCGGCGTATCGACCACTACCTTGATTCCTCCATTGGTCAATCCTTACTTGTATCCTTATTATAAATACCCAGCTGCTGCTAATCCCTTGGCTTTGTACAATTTGTACAAGAATCATCCTCTTTACAAGTACTCTCTTTTGCATCCGGCTCATCCGGCTAATCCTTTGTCGCCTTTACATCCTGCTCATCCGGCCAATGCTCTGTCTCCGTTACATCCTGCAGCTTTAC
The sequence above is a segment of the Planococcus citri chromosome 3, ihPlaCitr1.1, whole genome shotgun sequence genome. Coding sequences within it:
- the LOC135841152 gene encoding cuticle protein 8-like — encoded protein: MLNRKYAMDYTRKLALLLVLPLIAGQVLPEKPAAEEAPASYNFEYHVNNPETGDIKSQNEIREGDVVHGQYALVEPDGSVRSVEYTADDQNGFRAVVHRSGEPSGANALPKALLSSLSSESPQTSTDEIPYIPELDSNKQPDLSPAPVPVTSVPSTTAKAPEVKSVSITPKSSSSVSSGVSTTTLIPPLVNPYLYPYYKYPAAANPLALYNLYKNHPLYKYSLLHPAHPANPLSPLHPAHPANALSPLHPAALPYSALHPASPYSALHPAHPYSALHPLYNPLYHV